The following coding sequences lie in one Beijerinckia indica subsp. indica ATCC 9039 genomic window:
- a CDS encoding DUF2726 domain-containing protein, whose protein sequence is MAPQTLIFILEGLAIGLACLFLLSKFGKPAFPYQAKTLLTAWEINALKELVRTLPPSLHPCPQVRLADLVMIKQGLSGRHRFTALNRVAAKSVDFVILEHHTGRIVLVIELDDKTHARRDRRVRDRFVDDVLNRCAIPLLRVKPGESIASRVLSHGALLP, encoded by the coding sequence ATGGCGCCACAAACTTTGATCTTCATCTTGGAAGGATTGGCGATCGGCCTTGCCTGCCTGTTCCTGCTCTCGAAATTCGGAAAGCCGGCTTTTCCCTATCAGGCGAAGACTTTGCTGACAGCTTGGGAAATCAATGCCTTGAAGGAACTTGTTCGCACTTTGCCGCCGAGCCTGCACCCCTGTCCCCAGGTGAGACTGGCGGATCTCGTGATGATCAAACAGGGGCTTTCAGGGCGGCATCGGTTTACCGCGCTCAACCGGGTCGCCGCTAAAAGCGTGGATTTCGTCATTCTGGAACACCACACGGGGCGGATTGTGTTGGTCATCGAGCTCGATGACAAGACCCATGCGCGGCGCGATCGGCGTGTTCGCGATCGCTTTGTCGATGATGTCCTCAATCGCTGCGCCATTCCTCTGCTTCGGGTGAAGCCGGGAGAATCGATTGCCTCGCGTGTGCTCTCGCACGGCGCACTTTTACCTTGA
- a CDS encoding HU family DNA-binding protein: protein MAISKSKPATEKKAASSSKTTEIPTITLKQIGADLAILHDLPKKTVESLFDDMVELVGKHLKKGSKIRISGLGIFQVKKRASRQGRNPATGEAMKIKASKTVGFKIARDLKESL from the coding sequence ATGGCCATATCGAAATCCAAGCCAGCCACCGAAAAGAAAGCAGCGAGCTCATCCAAGACCACGGAAATCCCGACGATTACCTTGAAGCAAATCGGCGCTGATCTCGCCATCCTTCATGATTTGCCGAAAAAAACCGTCGAATCCCTCTTCGACGATATGGTCGAACTGGTCGGCAAACACCTGAAGAAAGGCTCCAAAATCAGGATCAGCGGCCTCGGCATCTTTCAAGTGAAGAAACGCGCCTCGCGTCAGGGACGCAATCCGGCGACCGGGGAAGCCATGAAAATCAAGGCCAGCAAAACAGTCGGCTTTAAGATCGCGCGTGACCTGAAAGAGTCTCTGTAA
- a CDS encoding secretion protein: MNFIAQWLASLSLMLKQPLGAYCDVETAHGDALVTRYGDYLSFVRIDGLRRMCTKAEYADMAKAMRLDLSGTLEERGHAIQGFYISDPDLSEREINRVNMTACRTVAKEVGLDLDDILDERMRIWPRVMRWEAAYYVLWTRRGILTKEEKKILKEEMAELAKGCPAIGESQKYFLRSEVTAAHHAGFVARVVNSFKSLDIHAEELTAHDALKVARETLYRETSGSPWKAILPGQKVMPRLPEDDEKHPTAEGLLWPSIRSQMLTFDAITQGGQQVALGTNTYAPIDMVMGPEDPRPFLELASYLGQDRIPWRASFLLEAAGRNGMAFKEIGATFLGMFPQNGDLRRAFAALRQAREEDNHGAVKFRASFATWAPGDDIRKLRRRASTLSQRLEGWGNCKTGTMAGDPLDAAMSSVPGMAVASTAPPSLALLGDALLMQPWSRTASPWEAGSVLFQLPHGGLWPYDPAGGSKRPSVVDIFVAPPRSGKSVLANTINLGLCLSSAVLGSRGAKLPMIGKVDIGPSAQGFVRLIQEALGPARRHEAIYTLMQLTPGYEFNVFDLQLGCEYPLTLERAFLQNFLVLLTLPPDRNEPHEGVPQLINVLIDEVYRLHTDIQGGYPKIYQAGVEKEVDKAIAKHGIVLHEHEPHWRDVVNELFKCGEYRLAEVAQRHAVPVLEDLIRAVQSEIVKDQFNALQLHTTAEKVTELFSRYLQDAIRMYPILNKPTKLDFGPARIIVLDLEEVAPQGSAVADRQTSIMYLLARYILARNFFLKPEYLVQVPNAYRDYHHDRFREAYESIKRLDYDEWHRTSGSPQIRAQAARDIREGGKHNVQLAFTSQQIKDMGDDIISQSTGRWILRAGDEEEAKIIIERFHLTEASARVLRSSLNGPGPNGAPVLTILEAGAYRYEQLLVNRLGPVELWAFSTTPGDTSLRNRLYSRLGFSEALRRLSQIFPHGSALKEIERRKEERLRNGERDESVQAGVVDELVEELMDGLGIGLKLRDQVEAQNEEKSLASVA, translated from the coding sequence ATGAATTTCATTGCTCAATGGCTCGCCTCGCTGAGCCTGATGCTTAAACAACCCCTTGGCGCCTATTGCGATGTCGAGACGGCGCATGGGGATGCGCTCGTCACGCGTTACGGCGATTATCTGTCCTTCGTGCGGATCGATGGCTTGCGGCGGATGTGTACCAAGGCCGAATATGCCGACATGGCCAAGGCCATGCGGCTCGATCTTTCGGGCACCTTGGAAGAGCGCGGACATGCCATCCAAGGCTTTTATATCTCGGACCCTGATCTTTCGGAGCGCGAGATCAATCGTGTGAACATGACCGCCTGCCGGACGGTGGCGAAGGAAGTCGGTCTCGATCTGGACGACATTCTGGATGAGCGGATGCGGATCTGGCCCCGCGTGATGCGCTGGGAAGCCGCCTATTACGTGTTGTGGACGAGGCGCGGCATCCTTACCAAGGAAGAGAAGAAAATCCTCAAAGAGGAAATGGCGGAGCTCGCCAAGGGCTGTCCCGCAATCGGCGAGTCGCAGAAATATTTCCTGCGCAGCGAAGTGACGGCGGCTCATCACGCGGGTTTTGTCGCGCGTGTCGTCAATTCCTTCAAGAGCCTCGACATTCACGCGGAAGAACTGACGGCGCATGATGCGCTGAAGGTGGCGAGGGAGACACTTTATCGAGAGACCTCTGGCTCGCCTTGGAAAGCGATCTTGCCGGGGCAGAAGGTGATGCCGCGCCTGCCGGAGGATGACGAAAAGCATCCCACAGCGGAGGGCTTGCTCTGGCCCTCGATCCGCTCGCAAATGCTGACGTTCGATGCGATCACGCAGGGCGGTCAGCAAGTGGCACTTGGCACGAATACCTATGCCCCGATCGACATGGTGATGGGACCTGAGGACCCGCGTCCCTTTCTCGAACTGGCGAGTTATCTGGGACAGGATCGTATTCCCTGGCGCGCTTCGTTCCTACTCGAAGCGGCGGGGCGAAACGGCATGGCCTTCAAGGAGATCGGTGCAACCTTTCTTGGCATGTTTCCCCAAAACGGGGACCTGCGCCGTGCCTTTGCCGCCTTGCGGCAGGCCAGAGAGGAAGACAATCATGGGGCCGTCAAGTTTCGGGCCTCCTTTGCCACTTGGGCGCCAGGCGATGATATCCGCAAGCTGCGCCGCCGTGCCTCCACGTTGTCGCAACGTCTCGAGGGCTGGGGCAATTGCAAAACAGGTACGATGGCGGGCGATCCGCTCGATGCGGCGATGAGCTCGGTTCCCGGAATGGCGGTCGCCTCGACCGCGCCGCCGTCTCTCGCCCTATTGGGTGATGCTTTGCTGATGCAGCCCTGGAGCCGCACGGCATCTCCCTGGGAGGCTGGCTCGGTCCTGTTCCAACTGCCGCATGGGGGCCTCTGGCCCTATGATCCTGCTGGGGGCTCGAAACGCCCATCTGTCGTCGATATCTTTGTGGCCCCGCCCCGTTCGGGCAAATCGGTGCTGGCCAATACGATCAATCTCGGCCTGTGCCTCAGTTCCGCGGTGCTCGGCTCGCGCGGGGCCAAACTGCCGATGATCGGCAAAGTCGATATCGGGCCTTCGGCGCAAGGCTTCGTGCGGCTCATTCAGGAAGCTCTGGGACCCGCGCGCCGGCATGAGGCAATCTATACCCTGATGCAGCTCACCCCAGGCTATGAATTCAATGTTTTTGACTTACAGCTCGGATGTGAATACCCGCTCACCTTGGAACGGGCTTTTCTGCAGAACTTCCTCGTTCTCTTGACGTTACCGCCTGATCGTAACGAGCCCCATGAGGGCGTGCCGCAATTGATCAATGTGCTGATCGACGAGGTTTACCGCCTGCATACGGACATTCAAGGCGGTTATCCGAAGATCTATCAGGCCGGGGTGGAAAAGGAGGTGGACAAGGCAATCGCCAAGCATGGGATCGTGCTGCATGAGCATGAGCCGCATTGGCGTGATGTCGTGAACGAATTGTTCAAGTGTGGCGAATATCGGCTGGCGGAAGTCGCACAGCGTCATGCCGTGCCGGTCCTTGAGGATCTGATCAGAGCGGTGCAATCCGAGATTGTAAAGGATCAGTTCAACGCCCTGCAACTGCACACCACGGCCGAGAAGGTGACGGAACTGTTCTCGCGTTATCTGCAGGATGCGATCCGCATGTATCCGATCCTGAACAAGCCTACGAAACTGGATTTCGGGCCAGCCCGCATCATCGTTCTCGATTTGGAGGAAGTGGCTCCGCAAGGTTCGGCAGTGGCCGATCGGCAGACGTCAATCATGTATCTTCTGGCGCGTTATATCTTGGCACGGAATTTCTTTCTCAAACCAGAGTATCTGGTGCAAGTGCCGAATGCCTATCGGGATTACCATCACGATCGTTTCCGCGAGGCCTATGAAAGCATCAAACGCCTGGACTATGATGAATGGCACCGTACTTCTGGCAGCCCACAGATTCGTGCTCAAGCGGCTCGCGATATTCGCGAAGGGGGCAAGCACAATGTCCAGTTGGCCTTTACCTCGCAGCAAATCAAGGACATGGGCGATGACATCATCAGCCAATCGACAGGCCGTTGGATTTTGCGGGCGGGTGACGAGGAAGAGGCCAAAATCATCATCGAGCGTTTCCATTTGACGGAAGCCTCGGCACGAGTCCTACGCTCCAGTCTCAATGGTCCTGGCCCGAATGGCGCTCCTGTTCTGACGATCCTAGAGGCCGGGGCTTACCGCTATGAGCAATTGCTCGTGAACCGTCTGGGGCCGGTCGAACTTTGGGCCTTTTCGACAACGCCTGGCGATACGAGCCTGCGCAACAGACTTTATTCGCGGCTCGGCTTCAGCGAGGCCTTGCGCCGCTTGTCGCAAATCTTTCCGCATGGCTCCGCGCTGAAGGAGATCGAGCGCCGCAAGGAGGAACGGTTACGCAATGGCGAGCGCGATGAGAGCGTGCAGGCGGGTGTGGTTGACGAACTCGTGGAGGAATTGATGGATGGTCTCGGCATCGGCCTCAAACTGCGCGACCAGGTCGAAGCCCAGAACGAAGAAAAAAGCCTGGCGTCCGTAGCCTGA